The following are encoded in a window of Castanea sativa cultivar Marrone di Chiusa Pesio chromosome 5, ASM4071231v1 genomic DNA:
- the LOC142636357 gene encoding agglutinin isoform X2, with translation MEEFLTVGLWGGEGGDRWSFVVNNGGIIGMEIVHANGIASITFKCGDEYGVLQHSRKFGGTGEGWKTDKISLNWPEEYLTSISGTVADLWQHIIIRSLSFKTNKGTEYGPYGVVTGQPFSYSTEGGVIVGFHGRSGTLLDAIGAYVKIPQKKDNTLKMALPVPRGPGPWGGHGGMEWDDGVFPAIRELHLYVGDSVIHAIRVSYQSKDGEPVLSPKHGGEGGEPIDPIKLEVSKEFLIRIAGFYGPVEGSGSFKALRSITFYTNKAKYGPYGDEIGQAFTSSVAPGRVVGFHGRSGAYLDAIGVHMEYF, from the exons ATGGAGGAGTTCTTGACGGTTGGGCTGTGGGGAGGTGAAGGTGGAGACCGGTGGAGCTTCGTGGTAAATAATGGTGGGATCATTGGTATGGAAATCGTTCATGCAAATGGCATCGCATCAATTACATTCAAATGTGGAGATGAGTATGGTGTACTCCAGCATTCTAGGAAGTTTGGTGGTACTGGTGAAGGCTGGAAAACTGACAAG ATATCGCTCAACTGGCCTGAAGAGTACCTGACATCCATTAGCGGTACAGTTGCTGACTTGTGGCAGCATATTATAATTCGTTCTCTaagttttaaaacaaataagggTACTGAGTATGGACCCTATGGAGTTGTGACCGGTCAACCATTTTCCTACAGTACCGAGGGTGGCGTAATTGTTGGATTCCATGGCCGTTCGGGTACTTTGCTTGATGCCATTGGGGCCTATGTGAAAATACCGCAGAAAAAG GACAATACTTTGAAAATGGCTTTACCTGTTCCTCGAGGACCTGGGCCTTGGGGTGGGCATGGCGGGATGGAATGGGATGATGGAGTTTTTCCGGCAATTCGTGAATTGCATTTGTACGTTGGAGATTCAGTGATTCATGCAATTCGTGTGTCTTATCAAAGCAAAGACGGAGAGCCTGTTTTGTCACCGAAGCATGGTGGAGAAGGCGGTGAGCCAATTGATCCg ATAAAACTGGAAGTATCAAAGGAATTCTTGATTCGCATTGCGGGATTTTATGGGCCTGTTGAAGGGAGCGGTAGCTTCAAAGCTTTGCGGTCCATTACATTCTACACAAACAAAGCCAAATATGGACCCTATGGTGATGAGATTGGTCAAGCTTTCACATCAAGTGTTGCCCCAGGAAGGGTTGTTGGTTTCCATGGAAGAAGTGGTGCCTATTTAGATGCCATAGGGGTGCATATGGAATACTTTTGA
- the LOC142636357 gene encoding agglutinin isoform X1: MEEFLTVGLWGGEGGDRWSFVVNNGGIIGMEIVHANGIASITFKCGDEYGVLQHSRKFGGTGEGWKTDKISLNWPEEYLTSISGTVADLWQHIIIRSLSFKTNKGTEYGPYGVVTGQPFSYSTEGGVIVGFHGRSGTLLDAIGAYVKIPQKKQDNTLKMALPVPRGPGPWGGHGGMEWDDGVFPAIRELHLYVGDSVIHAIRVSYQSKDGEPVLSPKHGGEGGEPIDPIKLEVSKEFLIRIAGFYGPVEGSGSFKALRSITFYTNKAKYGPYGDEIGQAFTSSVAPGRVVGFHGRSGAYLDAIGVHMEYF, translated from the exons ATGGAGGAGTTCTTGACGGTTGGGCTGTGGGGAGGTGAAGGTGGAGACCGGTGGAGCTTCGTGGTAAATAATGGTGGGATCATTGGTATGGAAATCGTTCATGCAAATGGCATCGCATCAATTACATTCAAATGTGGAGATGAGTATGGTGTACTCCAGCATTCTAGGAAGTTTGGTGGTACTGGTGAAGGCTGGAAAACTGACAAG ATATCGCTCAACTGGCCTGAAGAGTACCTGACATCCATTAGCGGTACAGTTGCTGACTTGTGGCAGCATATTATAATTCGTTCTCTaagttttaaaacaaataagggTACTGAGTATGGACCCTATGGAGTTGTGACCGGTCAACCATTTTCCTACAGTACCGAGGGTGGCGTAATTGTTGGATTCCATGGCCGTTCGGGTACTTTGCTTGATGCCATTGGGGCCTATGTGAAAATACCGCAGAAAAAG CAGGACAATACTTTGAAAATGGCTTTACCTGTTCCTCGAGGACCTGGGCCTTGGGGTGGGCATGGCGGGATGGAATGGGATGATGGAGTTTTTCCGGCAATTCGTGAATTGCATTTGTACGTTGGAGATTCAGTGATTCATGCAATTCGTGTGTCTTATCAAAGCAAAGACGGAGAGCCTGTTTTGTCACCGAAGCATGGTGGAGAAGGCGGTGAGCCAATTGATCCg ATAAAACTGGAAGTATCAAAGGAATTCTTGATTCGCATTGCGGGATTTTATGGGCCTGTTGAAGGGAGCGGTAGCTTCAAAGCTTTGCGGTCCATTACATTCTACACAAACAAAGCCAAATATGGACCCTATGGTGATGAGATTGGTCAAGCTTTCACATCAAGTGTTGCCCCAGGAAGGGTTGTTGGTTTCCATGGAAGAAGTGGTGCCTATTTAGATGCCATAGGGGTGCATATGGAATACTTTTGA